From one Streptococcus oralis genomic stretch:
- a CDS encoding ATP-dependent Clp protease ATP-binding subunit, protein MNYSKALNECIESAYMVAGHFGARYLESWHLLIAMSNHSYSVAGATLNDYPYEMDRLEEVALELTETDYSQDETFTELPFSHRLEVLFAEAEYVASVVHTKVLGTEHVLYAILHDGNALATRILERAGFSYEDQKDQVRIAALRRNLEERAGWTREDLKALRQRHRTVADKQNSMANMMGMPQNPSGGLEDYTHDLTEQARSGKLEPVIGRDKEISRMIQILSRKTKNNPVLVGDAGVGKTALALGLAQRIASGDVPAEMGKMRVLELDLMNVVAGTRFRGDFEERMNNIIKDIEEDGKVILFIDELHTIMGSGSGIDSTLDAANILKPALARGTLRTVGATTQEEYQKHIEKDAALSRRFAKVTIEEPSLADSMTILQGLKATYEKHHRVQITDEAVETAVKMAHRYLTSRHLPDSAIDLLDEAAATVQNKSKHVRMDESDLSPADKALMDGKWKQAGQLIAKEQELPVYKDLVTESDILTTLSRLSGIPVQKLTQTDAKKYLNLEAELHKRVIGQDQAVSSISRAIRRNQSGIRSHKRPIGSFMFLGPTGVGKTELAKALAEVLFDDESALIRFDMSEYMEKFAASRLNGAPPGYVGYEEGGELTEKVRNKPYSVLLFDEVEKAHPDIFNVLLQVLDDGVLTDSKGRKVDFSNTIIIMTSNLGATALRDDKTVGFGAKDIRFDQENMEKRIFEELKKAYRPEFINRIDEKLVFHSLDSEHMQEIVKIMVKPLIASLAEKGIDLKLQASALKLLASQGYDPEMGARPLRRTLQTEVEDKLAELLLKGELVAGKTLKIGVKAGQLKFDIA, encoded by the coding sequence ATGAATTATTCAAAAGCGTTGAATGAATGTATCGAAAGTGCCTACATGGTTGCGGGCCATTTTGGAGCTCGATATCTAGAGTCTTGGCATTTGTTAATTGCCATGTCCAATCACAGTTACAGTGTGGCAGGTGCGACTCTAAATGATTATCCTTATGAAATGGACCGTTTAGAAGAGGTTGCGTTAGAACTGACTGAAACGGACTATAGCCAAGACGAAACCTTTACGGAATTGCCTTTTTCCCATCGTTTGGAGGTTCTCTTTGCAGAAGCAGAGTATGTGGCCTCAGTGGTCCATACTAAGGTGCTAGGGACAGAGCATGTCCTCTATGCGATTTTGCATGATGGCAATGCCTTGGCAACTCGTATCTTGGAGAGAGCAGGCTTTTCTTATGAAGACCAGAAAGATCAGGTCAGAATTGCTGCTCTTCGTCGCAATCTAGAAGAGCGTGCTGGATGGACAAGAGAAGACCTTAAGGCATTGCGTCAGCGCCACCGTACCGTGGCAGATAAGCAAAATTCCATGGCCAATATGATGGGCATGCCTCAGAATCCAAGTGGCGGTCTAGAGGACTACACGCATGACCTGACAGAGCAAGCGCGCTCTGGCAAGTTAGAGCCAGTTATCGGTCGTGACAAGGAAATCTCACGTATGATTCAGATTTTGAGTCGGAAGACCAAGAACAATCCTGTCTTGGTTGGAGATGCTGGTGTCGGGAAAACAGCTCTGGCTCTTGGACTTGCCCAGCGTATTGCTAGTGGGGATGTACCTGCGGAAATGGGCAAGATGCGCGTTTTGGAGCTTGATTTGATGAATGTTGTTGCGGGAACACGTTTCCGTGGAGATTTTGAAGAACGCATGAACAACATTATCAAGGATATCGAGGAAGATGGTAAGGTAATCCTCTTTATCGATGAACTCCACACCATCATGGGTTCTGGAAGTGGTATTGACTCTACTCTGGATGCGGCCAATATCTTGAAGCCAGCCTTGGCTCGTGGAACTTTGAGAACGGTTGGTGCAACCACTCAGGAAGAATACCAAAAACACATCGAAAAAGACGCAGCTCTTTCTCGTCGTTTTGCCAAAGTGACCATTGAAGAGCCAAGTTTAGCTGACAGCATGACCATTTTGCAAGGTTTGAAGGCTACCTATGAGAAACACCACCGTGTGCAAATCACAGATGAAGCTGTCGAAACAGCTGTTAAGATGGCGCATCGTTACTTGACTAGTCGTCACTTGCCAGACTCTGCTATCGATCTATTGGATGAGGCGGCAGCAACAGTGCAAAACAAATCCAAGCATGTGAGAATGGACGAATCGGACTTGAGTCCAGCTGACAAGGCCTTGATGGATGGCAAGTGGAAACAAGCAGGCCAGCTAATCGCAAAAGAACAAGAATTGCCTGTCTATAAAGACTTGGTGACAGAATCCGATATTTTGACCACCTTGAGTCGCTTGTCAGGTATCCCAGTCCAAAAGCTGACGCAAACAGATGCTAAGAAGTACCTGAACTTGGAAGCAGAACTGCATAAACGCGTCATCGGACAAGATCAAGCTGTTTCAAGTATTAGCCGTGCCATTCGCCGTAATCAGTCAGGTATTCGTAGTCACAAGCGTCCGATTGGTTCCTTTATGTTCCTAGGGCCGACAGGAGTCGGTAAGACCGAATTGGCCAAGGCTCTGGCAGAAGTCCTCTTTGATGACGAATCAGCCCTTATTCGCTTTGATATGAGTGAGTATATGGAGAAATTTGCGGCTAGCCGTCTCAATGGAGCTCCTCCGGGTTATGTGGGCTACGAAGAAGGTGGGGAGTTGACTGAGAAGGTTCGCAACAAACCATACTCCGTTCTTCTATTTGACGAGGTAGAAAAGGCCCACCCAGATATCTTTAATGTTCTCTTGCAGGTTCTGGACGACGGCGTCTTGACAGATAGCAAGGGGCGCAAGGTTGATTTTTCAAATACCATTATCATCATGACGTCAAACCTTGGTGCGACGGCTCTTCGTGATGACAAGACGGTCGGCTTTGGGGCCAAGGACATTCGTTTTGACCAGGAAAATATGGAAAAACGAATCTTTGAAGAGTTGAAAAAAGCTTATCGACCAGAGTTTATCAACCGTATTGATGAAAAGTTGGTCTTCCATAGCTTAGATAGCGAACACATGCAGGAAATTGTCAAGATTATGGTGAAACCATTGATTGCTAGCCTCGCTGAGAAGGGCATCGACTTGAAACTGCAAGCTTCAGCGTTGAAGTTACTAGCAAGTCAAGGATATGATCCAGAAATGGGAGCTCGCCCACTTCGCAGAACCCTGCAAACAGAAGTGGAAGACAAGCTAGCAGAACTCCTTCTCAAGGGAGAACTAGTAGCAGGCAAGACCCTCAAGATAGGTGTTAAAGCTGGTCAATTAAAATTTGATATTGCTTAA
- a CDS encoding CHAP domain-containing protein, whose product MTFLKSGVKKSRCTQLSVGLATLFVTSTFLFGGESVQADSVARGDDYPLHYKNGSVEIDQWRMYSRQCTSFAAFRLSSVNGFEIPPAYGNANEWGHRARREGYRVDTKPEVGSIAWSTEGYYGHVAWVSHVSGDTIEIEEYNYGVREKYNRRKVKASSMTGFIHFKDLSASHGASEGARSSELPSSGTIVFTGKLPIMDQPASTGQVIDYYYAGESVSYDQVLEKDGYKWLGYLSYSGSRRYVQYAELSNTEKGWKKEGGSWNYRENGKLATGWKKINGSWYHFKDNGTMSTGWVKDGLHWYYLKASGEMQTGWLKENGTWYYLESSGAMKSSQWFQVGGKYYYVNASGALAVNTTVDGYRVDSNGARI is encoded by the coding sequence ATGACGTTTTTAAAATCAGGAGTTAAGAAGAGTAGATGTACTCAGTTGAGTGTAGGGCTGGCTACTTTGTTTGTTACAAGTACCTTTTTGTTTGGTGGGGAATCAGTTCAGGCCGACAGTGTAGCGCGTGGAGATGACTATCCGCTTCACTACAAAAATGGTAGTGTTGAAATCGATCAGTGGCGGATGTATTCTCGCCAGTGTACCTCTTTTGCGGCCTTTCGTTTGAGTAGTGTAAATGGCTTTGAGATTCCTCCTGCCTATGGAAATGCAAATGAATGGGGTCATCGTGCAAGGCGAGAAGGCTACCGTGTGGATACGAAGCCAGAAGTTGGATCTATTGCCTGGTCGACAGAAGGTTACTATGGGCATGTTGCCTGGGTATCTCATGTATCAGGGGATACGATTGAGATCGAAGAGTATAATTATGGGGTTCGAGAAAAGTATAACCGTCGAAAAGTCAAGGCTAGTTCGATGACGGGTTTTATTCATTTCAAGGATTTATCCGCTAGCCATGGTGCGAGTGAGGGTGCTCGTAGCTCAGAGCTTCCGTCCAGTGGGACAATAGTGTTCACGGGGAAATTGCCAATTATGGACCAGCCAGCAAGCACAGGACAAGTTATTGACTACTATTATGCTGGTGAGAGTGTGAGTTATGATCAAGTTCTTGAAAAGGATGGTTATAAGTGGCTCGGTTATTTGTCTTATAGCGGTTCTAGAAGATATGTGCAGTATGCAGAGCTAAGCAATACAGAAAAAGGCTGGAAAAAAGAAGGAGGGAGTTGGAATTACCGTGAGAACGGGAAACTCGCAACTGGTTGGAAGAAAATAAATGGCAGTTGGTATCACTTTAAAGACAATGGAACCATGTCAACAGGTTGGGTGAAGGATGGTTTGCATTGGTACTATCTAAAGGCATCAGGGGAGATGCAGACAGGATGGCTAAAGGAAAATGGAACATGGTATTATTTGGAGAGTTCAGGGGCTATGAAGTCTAGCCAGTGGTTCCAAGTAGGAGGAAAGTATTACTACGTCAATGCTTCAGGGGCTTTAGCAGTGAATACCACTGTGGATGGCTATCGAGTGGATAGTAACGGAGCTAGAATCTAG
- a CDS encoding ABC transporter ATP-binding protein translates to MTEIRLEHVSYAYGDEKILEDINLQVASGEVVSILGPSGVGKTTLFNLIAGILEVQSGRIVLDGEENPKGRVSYMLQKDLLLEHKTVLGNIILPLLIQKVDKAEAIARADDILATFQLTAIRDKYPHELSGGMRQRVALLRTYLFGHKLFLLDEAFSALDEMTKMELHAWYLAIHKQLELTTLIITHSIEEALNLSDRIYILKNRPGQIVSEVKLDWSEDEDKEVQKIAYKRQILAELGLDK, encoded by the coding sequence ATGACAGAAATTAGACTAGAACACGTCAGCTATGCCTATGGCGATGAAAAGATTTTAGAAGATATCAACCTGCAGGTGGCTTCGGGTGAAGTGGTTTCTATCCTAGGTCCAAGTGGTGTAGGCAAGACTACCCTCTTTAATCTAATCGCTGGAATTTTAGAAGTCCAGTCGGGAAGAATTGTCCTTGATGGAGAGGAGAATCCCAAGGGGCGCGTGAGTTATATGTTGCAAAAGGATCTCCTCTTGGAGCATAAGACAGTCCTTGGCAATATCATCCTGCCCCTCTTGATTCAAAAGGTGGATAAGGCGGAGGCCATTGCCCGAGCGGATGACATCCTTGCGACCTTTCAGCTGACTGCTATACGAGATAAGTATCCTCATGAACTCAGTGGTGGGATGCGTCAGCGTGTAGCCTTACTCCGCACCTACCTTTTCGGGCACAAGCTCTTTCTCTTGGACGAGGCTTTTAGTGCCTTGGATGAGATGACCAAGATGGAACTTCACGCTTGGTATCTGGCGATTCACAAACAGCTGGAGTTGACGACCTTGATCATCACCCACAGCATTGAGGAAGCCCTCAATCTAAGTGACCGTATCTATATCTTGAAAAATCGGCCTGGACAGATCGTCTCTGAAGTCAAACTAGATTGGTCTGAAGATGAGGACAAGGAAGTTCAAAAGATTGCCTACAAACGTCAAATCTTGGCAGAATTAGGCTTAGATAAGTAG
- a CDS encoding ABC transporter permease — protein MTNLKSILRRHISLLGFLGVLSIWQLAGIFKLLPKFILPTPLEILQSFVRDREFLWYHSWATLRVALLGLVLGVLIACLMAVLMDSLTWLNDLIYPMMVVVQTIPTIAIAPILVLWLGYGILPKIVLIILTTTFPIIVSILDGFRHCDKDMLTLFSLMRANPWQILWHFKIPVSLPYFYAGLRVSVSYAFITTVVSEWLGGFEGLGVYMIQSKKLFQYDTMFAIIILVSLISLLGMKLVDISEKYVIKWKRT, from the coding sequence ATGACAAACTTGAAAAGTATACTGAGACGACACATTAGTCTATTGGGTTTTCTAGGAGTCTTGTCAATCTGGCAGTTAGCGGGCATATTCAAACTTTTACCCAAGTTTATCCTGCCAACTCCTCTTGAGATTCTCCAGTCCTTTGTTCGTGACAGAGAATTTCTCTGGTACCATAGCTGGGCGACCTTGAGAGTGGCTTTACTAGGTCTAGTTCTAGGAGTCTTGATTGCCTGTCTTATGGCGGTGCTCATGGATAGTCTGACTTGGCTCAATGACTTGATTTATCCTATGATGGTGGTTGTTCAGACCATTCCGACCATTGCCATAGCGCCTATCTTGGTCTTGTGGCTAGGCTATGGGATTTTGCCCAAGATTGTCTTGATTATCCTGACGACAACCTTCCCTATCATCGTCAGTATTTTGGACGGTTTTAGGCACTGTGACAAGGATATGCTGACCTTGTTTAGTCTGATGCGAGCAAACCCTTGGCAAATCCTGTGGCATTTTAAAATCCCAGTCAGTCTGCCTTACTTTTATGCAGGTCTGAGGGTCAGTGTCTCCTATGCCTTTATCACAACAGTGGTATCTGAGTGGTTGGGAGGCTTTGAAGGACTAGGTGTCTACATGATTCAGTCAAAGAAACTGTTTCAGTATGACACCATGTTTGCCATTATTATTCTGGTGTCGCTTATCAGCCTTCTCGGTATGAAGTTGGTCGATATCAGTGAAAAATATGTGATCAAATGGAAACGTACTTAA
- a CDS encoding Veg family protein, with translation MSDAFTDVAKMKKIKEEIKAHEGQVVEMTLENGRKRQKNRLGKLIEVYPSLFIVEFGDVEGDKQANVYVESFTYSDILTEKNLIRYLD, from the coding sequence ATGTCAGATGCATTTACAGATGTAGCCAAGATGAAAAAAATCAAAGAAGAAATCAAGGCACATGAGGGACAAGTCGTTGAAATGACTTTGGAGAATGGCCGTAAGCGCCAAAAAAACAGACTAGGTAAGTTAATTGAGGTTTATCCATCTTTATTTATCGTTGAATTTGGGGATGTTGAGGGAGACAAACAAGCCAATGTCTACGTTGAATCCTTCACCTACTCAGATATCTTGACAGAAAAGAACTTGATTCGCTATCTAGACTAA
- the polA gene encoding DNA polymerase I: MDKKKLLLIDGSSVAFRAFFALYQQLDRFKNANGLHTNAIYGFQLMLNHVLERVEPSHVLVAFDAGKTTFRTEMYADYKGGRAKTPDEFREQFPFIRELLDHLGIRHYELAQYEADDIIGTLGRLAEKDSFEVTIVSGDKDLIQLTDEHTVVEISKKGVAEFEAFTPDYLMEKMGLTPAQFIDLKALMGDKSDNIPGVTKIGEKTGIKLLLEHGSLEGIYENIDGMKASKMKENLINDKEQAFLSKTLATIETQAPIEIGLDDLLYSGPDVENLGKFYDEMGFKQLKQALNVSSTDAPESLDFTIVDQVSQDMLSANSIFHFELFGENYHTDDLVGFAWSCGDKLYATDKLELLQEPILKNFLEKTPLKVYDFKKAKVLLNRLGLNLQAPAFDSRLAKYLLSTVENNEISTIANLYGQTYLADDETFYGKGVKKAIPEREKFLEHLTRKVAVLVETEPVLLEKLSEHGQLDLLYDMEQALAFVLAKMEIAGIKVKKETLLEMQAENEIVIERLTQEIYELAGEEFNINSPKQLGVLLFEKLGLPLEYTKKTKTGYSTAVDVLERLAPIAPIVKKILDYRQIAKIQSTYVVGLQDWILDDGKIHTRYVQDLTQTGRLSSVDPNLQNIPVRLEQGRLIRKAFVPEWEDSVLLSSDYSQIELRVLAHISKDEHLIKAFQEGADIHTSTAMRVFEIERPEDVTPNDRRNAKAVNFGVVYGISDFGLANNLGISRKKAKAYIDTYFERFPGIKNYMEEVVREARDKGYVETLFKRRRELPDINSRNFNIRGFAERTAINSPIQGSAADILKIAMIQLDKALVEGGYQTKMLLQVHDEIVLEVPKSELAAVKVLVKQTMEEAIQLSVPLIADENEGATWYEAK; the protein is encoded by the coding sequence ATGGACAAGAAAAAATTATTATTAATTGATGGATCTTCAGTTGCTTTTCGAGCTTTTTTTGCGCTCTATCAGCAGTTGGATCGTTTTAAAAATGCTAATGGCCTTCATACCAATGCAATCTATGGCTTTCAACTCATGTTGAATCACGTCTTGGAGCGTGTTGAGCCCAGTCATGTTTTGGTAGCTTTTGATGCAGGTAAGACGACTTTCCGTACAGAGATGTATGCAGACTACAAGGGTGGTCGTGCTAAAACTCCAGATGAGTTTCGTGAGCAATTTCCCTTCATTCGTGAGTTGCTAGATCATCTTGGGATTCGCCACTATGAGTTGGCCCAGTATGAAGCAGATGATATCATCGGGACCCTAGGTCGCTTGGCTGAGAAGGATTCTTTTGAAGTGACTATTGTCAGCGGAGACAAGGACTTGATCCAGTTGACGGATGAGCATACGGTGGTCGAGATTTCCAAGAAAGGTGTGGCTGAGTTTGAGGCCTTTACGCCAGACTATCTCATGGAAAAGATGGGCCTCACACCAGCTCAGTTCATTGATCTTAAGGCTCTTATGGGGGATAAGTCTGATAATATCCCTGGTGTCACTAAGATCGGTGAAAAGACGGGTATCAAGCTCTTGCTAGAACACGGTTCGTTAGAGGGTATTTATGAAAATATCGATGGGATGAAGGCTTCTAAGATGAAGGAAAATCTCATCAATGACAAGGAACAAGCCTTCCTGTCTAAAACCTTGGCGACCATTGAGACTCAGGCACCGATTGAGATTGGCCTTGATGATTTGCTTTATAGTGGACCAGATGTGGAAAATCTCGGGAAATTCTACGATGAGATGGGCTTCAAACAGCTCAAGCAAGCTTTAAATGTGTCATCAACGGATGCGCCTGAAAGTTTGGATTTCACTATCGTTGACCAAGTCAGTCAAGACATGCTGAGCGCCAACTCTATCTTCCACTTTGAGCTTTTTGGTGAGAATTACCATACAGATGACTTGGTTGGTTTTGCCTGGTCCTGTGGGGATAAACTTTACGCTACAGACAAACTTGAGCTCTTGCAGGAGCCGATTCTCAAGAATTTTCTAGAAAAAACACCTCTGAAAGTGTATGACTTTAAGAAAGCGAAGGTTCTTTTAAATCGTTTGGGCTTGAATTTGCAGGCCCCTGCTTTTGACAGTCGTTTGGCCAAATACCTCCTCTCTACTGTCGAGAACAATGAAATTTCAACCATTGCGAATCTCTATGGCCAGACTTATTTGGCTGATGATGAGACCTTCTACGGTAAGGGGGTCAAGAAAGCTATCCCTGAGAGAGAGAAATTCTTGGAGCACTTGACTCGCAAGGTTGCTGTATTGGTTGAGACGGAGCCTGTTTTGCTTGAAAAACTCAGTGAACACGGGCAGTTAGATCTTCTCTATGACATGGAGCAAGCTCTGGCTTTTGTCCTTGCCAAGATGGAAATTGCTGGAATCAAGGTTAAAAAAGAAACCCTACTTGAGATGCAAGCTGAAAATGAGATTGTCATTGAGCGACTCACCCAAGAGATTTATGAGCTGGCTGGTGAGGAATTTAATATCAACTCACCTAAACAGTTGGGCGTACTTCTCTTTGAAAAACTGGGACTTCCTCTAGAATACACCAAGAAAACCAAGACAGGTTACTCGACAGCAGTGGATGTGCTGGAGCGTCTGGCTCCTATTGCACCGATTGTCAAAAAAATTCTAGACTACCGTCAGATTGCTAAGATTCAATCGACTTACGTGGTTGGCTTGCAGGATTGGATTTTAGATGATGGCAAGATCCACACGCGCTATGTGCAAGATTTGACTCAGACTGGGCGTTTGTCTAGTGTAGATCCAAACTTGCAAAATATCCCTGTTCGCTTGGAACAAGGTCGCCTCATTCGTAAGGCTTTTGTGCCAGAGTGGGAGGATAGTGTCCTTCTTAGCTCCGACTATTCACAGATTGAGTTGCGCGTTTTGGCGCATATCTCTAAGGATGAGCACTTAATCAAGGCCTTCCAAGAGGGAGCAGATATCCATACTTCGACAGCTATGCGTGTCTTTGAAATTGAACGTCCTGAGGATGTGACGCCAAACGACCGTCGCAATGCCAAGGCTGTCAACTTTGGAGTGGTTTACGGGATTTCAGATTTTGGTTTGGCGAACAATCTTGGTATTAGTCGTAAGAAGGCAAAAGCCTACATTGATACCTACTTTGAGCGTTTTCCTGGGATTAAAAACTATATGGAAGAAGTGGTACGTGAAGCGCGTGACAAGGGATATGTAGAGACCCTCTTCAAGCGTCGTCGAGAGCTACCAGATATAAATTCGCGCAACTTTAACATTCGTGGTTTTGCAGAGCGAACTGCCATTAACTCCCCTATTCAGGGTTCGGCAGCAGATATTCTCAAAATTGCTATGATTCAGCTAGACAAAGCTCTGGTTGAGGGTGGTTATCAGACCAAGATGCTCTTGCAAGTGCATGATGAAATCGTCCTTGAGGTTCCGAAATCAGAACTAGCAGCTGTCAAAGTACTAGTGAAACAAACCATGGAAGAAGCCATCCAGCTTAGTGTCCCACTCATTGCTGATGAGAATGAAGGGGCAACCTGGTACGAGGCTAAATAA
- a CDS encoding thiamine-binding protein, producing the protein MKASIALQVLPLSQGIDRIAIIDQVIAYLQAQSVTMVVTPFETVLEGELDELMRILKEALEVAGQEADNVFANVKINVGEILSIDDKLEKYTETTH; encoded by the coding sequence ATGAAAGCAAGCATTGCCTTGCAAGTCTTGCCCCTATCACAGGGGATTGATCGAATTGCTATTATCGATCAAGTGATTGCTTATCTGCAAGCTCAGTCCGTGACTATGGTGGTGACACCCTTTGAAACGGTCTTGGAAGGGGAGTTGGATGAGCTCATGCGCATTCTCAAAGAAGCGCTTGAAGTGGCCGGGCAGGAGGCAGATAATGTCTTTGCCAATGTCAAAATAAATGTAGGAGAGATTTTAAGTATTGATGACAAACTTGAAAAGTATACTGAGACGACACATTAG
- a CDS encoding CtsR family transcriptional regulator codes for MRFKNTSDHIEAYIKAILDQAGIVELQRSQLADTFQVVPSQINYVIKTRFTESRGYLVESKRGGGGYIRIGRIEFSNHHEMLRDLLYSIGERVSQEIYEDILQLLVEQDLMTKQEMTLLTSVATDRVLGEESSVVRANMLRQLLQEVDRKEK; via the coding sequence ATGAGATTTAAAAATACATCAGATCATATCGAAGCCTATATCAAGGCAATTTTAGACCAAGCTGGTATCGTGGAATTGCAGCGGAGCCAGTTGGCAGATACCTTTCAGGTTGTGCCAAGTCAGATCAACTATGTCATTAAGACACGTTTTACTGAAAGCAGAGGTTACTTAGTTGAGAGTAAGCGTGGTGGCGGAGGCTACATTCGCATCGGACGGATTGAGTTTTCCAATCATCATGAGATGCTCCGCGATTTGCTTTACTCGATTGGTGAGCGAGTTAGTCAGGAGATTTATGAGGATATTCTCCAGCTTTTGGTGGAGCAGGACTTGATGACCAAGCAGGAGATGACCTTACTGACTTCTGTAGCAACAGATCGTGTTCTAGGGGAGGAATCCTCAGTTGTCCGTGCCAATATGCTCCGACAGCTATTACAAGAGGTAGATAGAAAAGAGAAGTAA
- a CDS encoding ABC transporter substrate-binding protein, with translation MKKTWKVFLTIVTALVAVVLVACGQGTASKDNKEAELKKIDFILDWTPNTNHTGLYVAKEKGYFKEAGVDVDLKLPPEESSSDLVINGKAPFAIYFQDYMAKKLEKGAGITAVAAIVEHNTSGIISRKSDNVTSPKDLVGKKYGTWNDPTELAMLKTLVESQGGDFEKVEKVPNNDSNSITPIANGVFDTAWIYYGWDGILAKSQGVDANFMYLKDYVKEFDYYSPVIIANNDYLKDNKEEARKVIQAIKKGYQYAMEHPEEAADILIKNAPELKEKRDFVIESQKYLSKEYASDKEKWGQFDAERWNAFYKWDKENGILKEDLTDKGFTNEFVK, from the coding sequence ATGAAGAAAACATGGAAAGTGTTTTTAACGATTGTAACAGCTCTTGTAGCTGTCGTACTTGTGGCTTGTGGTCAAGGGACTGCTTCTAAGGACAACAAAGAAGCAGAACTCAAGAAAATTGACTTTATCCTAGACTGGACACCAAATACCAACCACACAGGGCTTTATGTTGCCAAGGAAAAAGGTTATTTCAAAGAAGCTGGAGTGGATGTTGACTTGAAATTGCCACCAGAAGAAAGTTCTTCTGACCTAGTGATCAATGGCAAGGCACCATTTGCTATCTATTTCCAAGACTACATGGCTAAGAAATTGGAAAAAGGGGCAGGGATTACTGCCGTTGCCGCTATCGTTGAGCACAATACATCTGGAATCATCTCACGTAAATCTGACAATGTCACCAGTCCAAAAGACTTGGTTGGGAAGAAATACGGAACTTGGAATGACCCGACTGAGCTTGCTATGTTGAAAACCTTGGTGGAATCTCAAGGCGGAGACTTTGAGAAGGTCGAAAAAGTACCAAACAACGATTCAAACTCGATCACACCGATTGCCAACGGTGTCTTTGACACTGCTTGGATCTACTACGGTTGGGACGGTATTCTTGCCAAATCTCAAGGTGTAGACGCCAACTTCATGTACTTGAAAGACTACGTTAAAGAGTTTGACTACTATTCACCAGTTATCATCGCAAACAACGACTATTTGAAAGACAATAAAGAAGAAGCTCGTAAAGTCATCCAAGCCATCAAAAAAGGCTACCAATACGCTATGGAACACCCAGAAGAAGCTGCAGATATCCTCATCAAGAATGCCCCCGAACTTAAGGAAAAACGCGACTTTGTCATCGAATCTCAAAAATACTTGTCAAAAGAATACGCAAGCGACAAGGAAAAATGGGGACAATTTGACGCAGAACGCTGGAATGCTTTCTACAAGTGGGATAAAGAAAATGGTATCCTCAAAGAAGACTTGACTGACAAAGGCTTCACCAATGAATTTGTGAAATAA